A genome region from Vibrio tapetis subsp. tapetis includes the following:
- a CDS encoding acyltransferase produces the protein MTQRVLFFDLLRCLAAIAVVLIHALGPYRHLMGDIPFEHWSIAVGLNSVSRWAVPIFIMITGALLLSDARPFQAKVFFQKRFAKVLIPFFVWSAFYAVFSGWTSGGFDWQPVTQALGEFIHHETYYHLGFFYYFLPLYFLVPIYRWIITQHGETGIWLFIAIWLFTTALFLLDVDGPWSNQIWLFSGYLMLGYALYQVTPLTGRNLSLAVSFGVFSLLATIYWVIAGSVENGEYTVGRWLSYKTLNTVLAASMIFIMCRKFADGLSRSALKVIAFISRYSLGIYLLHPIFLWPLYQLELPLLHPLVGLPLWVIFSGGAALFSSWWLSKYKATAWLVP, from the coding sequence GTGACTCAACGAGTTTTATTTTTTGACCTATTACGTTGCCTTGCGGCAATTGCTGTTGTCTTAATTCATGCTTTAGGTCCATATCGCCACTTAATGGGTGATATCCCCTTTGAACACTGGTCTATAGCGGTTGGCTTAAACAGTGTGAGCCGCTGGGCTGTTCCTATTTTCATTATGATCACCGGGGCTCTTTTACTGAGTGATGCTCGACCTTTCCAAGCTAAGGTGTTTTTTCAAAAGAGATTTGCAAAAGTGCTGATCCCATTCTTTGTTTGGTCGGCTTTTTATGCAGTATTCTCTGGCTGGACGAGCGGTGGTTTTGATTGGCAGCCCGTCACTCAGGCGCTAGGTGAATTTATACATCACGAAACTTATTATCATCTCGGCTTTTTCTACTATTTCTTACCGCTTTATTTCTTAGTCCCAATTTATCGATGGATTATCACCCAGCATGGTGAAACGGGGATCTGGCTATTTATTGCAATTTGGTTGTTTACGACAGCCTTGTTTTTGTTGGATGTCGATGGACCTTGGTCAAATCAGATCTGGTTGTTTTCTGGTTATTTAATGCTTGGGTATGCTTTGTATCAAGTGACTCCCCTTACCGGCCGTAACTTGTCGTTGGCGGTTTCTTTCGGTGTCTTTAGTTTGTTAGCAACGATTTATTGGGTCATTGCTGGCAGTGTAGAAAATGGAGAGTATACAGTAGGGCGGTGGCTTTCGTATAAAACGCTTAATACCGTTCTGGCTGCTAGCATGATCTTCATTATGTGCCGAAAATTTGCGGATGGTCTATCGAGATCAGCCTTGAAGGTTATCGCGTTTATCAGTCGTTATAGTTTGGGGATTTATTTACTTCATCCGATCTTTTTGTGGCCGCTATATCAACTGGAGTTACCGCTACTCCATCCTTTGGTTGGTTTGCCGTTATGGGTCATATTCAGTGGGGGAGCGGCTCTATTTTCTAGCTGGTGGCTTTCAAAATACAAAGCCACCGCTTGGTTAGTGCCTTAA
- a CDS encoding DUF4145 domain-containing protein, which translates to MSDIEKVVTRTRQIEKLLRVQYHASGKGLHQLITSTEERLPHDVIKKLRYVATIRNKIVHEEDFVLENRKEFLKVCDECEKELTPRSGRFVWGVALTLMGLITLAALSFYYVHWNELSKHL; encoded by the coding sequence ATGTCTGATATTGAAAAGGTAGTCACTCGGACTCGCCAAATAGAAAAACTGTTGCGAGTGCAATATCACGCTTCGGGCAAAGGACTGCATCAGTTGATAACCAGTACTGAAGAACGTTTGCCTCATGATGTCATCAAGAAACTGCGATATGTAGCAACCATTCGAAACAAGATTGTTCACGAAGAGGACTTTGTTCTTGAAAATCGAAAGGAATTTTTGAAAGTCTGCGATGAATGCGAAAAAGAGCTAACACCACGAAGTGGGCGGTTTGTTTGGGGGGTGGCGTTGACATTGATGGGGTTAATTACATTGGCGGCGTTAAGCTTTTATTACGTCCATTGGAATGAGTTAAGTAAACATTTGTAG
- the arsJ gene encoding organoarsenical effux MFS transporter ArsJ, which produces MFANLSHSVRQYMLVTFNYWNFTLTDGALRMLVVLYFHDLGYGTLAIASLFLFYEFFGVVTNLVGGWLGARLGLNRTMNVGLVMQVLALLMLAVPSVWLTIPWVMAAQALSGIAKDLNKMSAKSSIKALVPDEQQGALYKWIAILTGSKNTLKGVGFFMGGALLSLVGFQYAVLGMAAVLFVVFMASLIMLDGDMGKAKSKPKFTQMFSKSDSINRLSIARMFLFGARDVWFVVALPIYLGSVFGWDHFWVGGFLAVWVMAYGVVQGFAPKITGKAEGKVPDGRSALYWVSILAAVTGTIAYLMQLGWQPEWVITIGLLVFGAVFAINSSLHSYLIVSYAKGDGVSLDVGFYYMANAMGRLVGTILSGWVFQEAGLVACLWVSFGFLLITVLVSIRLPRRLNAKDVSARQG; this is translated from the coding sequence ATGTTTGCAAACTTAAGCCATAGTGTGCGTCAGTACATGTTAGTGACTTTTAATTATTGGAATTTTACTCTTACCGACGGCGCTTTACGCATGTTGGTTGTGTTGTATTTTCACGACTTGGGTTACGGGACATTAGCGATCGCTTCACTGTTTTTGTTCTATGAATTTTTTGGTGTAGTGACTAATTTAGTCGGAGGTTGGCTAGGCGCTCGCCTAGGTCTTAATCGGACCATGAACGTTGGTTTAGTGATGCAAGTCCTGGCGTTGCTCATGTTGGCCGTTCCCAGCGTTTGGTTAACGATTCCTTGGGTCATGGCTGCGCAAGCTTTATCTGGTATTGCTAAAGATCTGAATAAAATGAGTGCTAAGAGTTCAATTAAGGCACTAGTACCAGATGAACAGCAAGGGGCTTTATATAAGTGGATTGCGATCCTGACGGGCTCGAAAAATACCTTAAAAGGTGTTGGGTTCTTCATGGGGGGGGCGTTGTTATCGTTAGTGGGATTCCAATATGCGGTATTAGGCATGGCTGCTGTTCTGTTTGTGGTGTTCATGGCAAGCTTGATAATGCTTGATGGTGATATGGGGAAGGCAAAATCAAAACCCAAATTTACACAAATGTTCTCTAAGTCTGACAGTATTAATCGGTTATCGATTGCTCGCATGTTCTTGTTTGGTGCTCGCGATGTGTGGTTTGTCGTGGCACTGCCAATCTATCTCGGTAGCGTATTTGGCTGGGATCATTTTTGGGTTGGTGGCTTTTTGGCGGTTTGGGTCATGGCATACGGTGTTGTGCAAGGTTTTGCTCCTAAAATCACTGGCAAAGCAGAAGGTAAAGTTCCAGATGGACGCTCTGCTCTCTACTGGGTGAGTATTTTAGCCGCTGTGACGGGGACAATTGCATATTTGATGCAGTTAGGTTGGCAACCTGAGTGGGTGATCACTATCGGCCTATTAGTCTTCGGTGCCGTCTTTGCGATCAATTCCTCTCTGCACTCCTATTTGATCGTTAGCTATGCTAAAGGTGATGGTGTCTCGCTGGATGTCGGTTTCTACTACATGGCCAATGCAATGGGAAGATTGGTCGGTACTATATTGTCTGGTTGGGTGTTTCAAGAAGCCGGTTTAGTGGCGTGTTTGTGGGTTTCTTTCGGGTTTTTGCTCATTACGGTATTGGTTAGTATTCGGTTACCTCGCCGGCTAAACGCGAAGGATGTGAGCGCGCGTCAAGGTTAA
- a CDS encoding helix-turn-helix domain-containing protein — protein MSIDNPIPQRLKDVRKKAKLSQKALGVKIGIDESSASARMNQYEKGRHTPDVSTLKKIADELGVPLNYFFCEDETSADLAIAISKLSIEERKVLMDFISNLQKTNT, from the coding sequence ATGTCAATCGACAACCCCATACCGCAGCGGCTTAAAGATGTTCGTAAGAAAGCTAAACTCTCGCAAAAAGCGTTAGGAGTAAAAATTGGTATAGATGAGAGCTCGGCAAGCGCACGAATGAATCAATATGAGAAAGGCCGACATACTCCTGACGTCAGCACATTAAAAAAAATTGCTGATGAACTTGGTGTGCCTTTGAATTACTTTTTCTGTGAAGATGAAACTTCAGCAGATCTAGCTATAGCTATATCAAAACTATCTATCGAGGAAAGAAAGGTACTTATGGACTTTATTTCTAACCTTCAAAAAACAAACACATAA
- a CDS encoding cyclin-dependent kinase inhibitor 3 family protein, with the protein MEHPVWSLATGQQQAALILTPCPGTKGVELAKSLGQLKAQGVKAVVTAINNEEMQSKGVRELGALTEELGMAWHHIVIEDDQAPGEDFSAKWQQASPSLQALLANGDKVALHCMGGSGRTGLLAAHLLLEQGWPLDKIISQVQALRPGAFTKAVQQDYIQSVANSK; encoded by the coding sequence ATGGAACATCCAGTCTGGAGCCTGGCAACAGGCCAACAACAAGCGGCATTGATTTTAACGCCATGCCCTGGAACAAAAGGTGTTGAGTTGGCTAAATCGTTAGGTCAACTAAAAGCACAAGGTGTTAAAGCGGTTGTAACGGCCATTAATAATGAAGAAATGCAGAGTAAAGGGGTGCGTGAACTTGGTGCGCTAACAGAAGAGCTGGGGATGGCTTGGCATCATATCGTTATTGAGGATGATCAAGCTCCGGGGGAAGATTTTTCTGCTAAGTGGCAACAAGCTAGCCCTAGCCTACAAGCTCTATTGGCGAACGGTGATAAAGTCGCACTGCATTGCATGGGAGGATCTGGCCGTACTGGTCTTCTAGCCGCCCATTTATTATTGGAACAAGGTTGGCCGCTAGACAAGATTATTTCTCAGGTGCAAGCATTACGCCCAGGTGCATTTACCAAAGCGGTACAACAAGACTATATTCAGTCTGTAGCTAACTCAAAGTAA
- a CDS encoding lysoplasmalogenase family protein, whose translation MISTSTNQVLASSLTRFRLSSIALLFSLLIFFEPFSSTNVWMLLGLGLLAMSEMCNAFLPTKNTISFTIAMFAFTCLSKFYWLQLHSDIVWWLPALLVATGVILLLLFLPLLDSLIFPATIMGAILLQLSWASGEVWLTENSSLSLAGFVACLIMLVSKLLFAIHHCRKPFRYGEVMISGLYVFSLTLMACAAMMA comes from the coding sequence TTGATTTCTACATCAACTAACCAGGTATTGGCGTCGAGTTTGACTCGGTTTCGTTTAAGTAGCATTGCTTTGTTATTCAGCCTGTTGATATTTTTTGAACCATTTTCCTCTACAAATGTGTGGATGTTGCTGGGTTTAGGGTTGTTGGCGATGAGTGAAATGTGCAATGCATTCTTGCCGACCAAGAATACAATCTCCTTTACTATCGCAATGTTCGCTTTTACGTGTTTGAGTAAATTCTATTGGCTGCAGCTGCATAGTGATATTGTTTGGTGGCTACCCGCTTTATTGGTAGCAACGGGTGTTATCTTGTTGCTGCTCTTTCTACCTCTGCTTGATTCTCTTATCTTCCCCGCCACCATTATGGGGGCAATACTGCTCCAACTGTCCTGGGCGTCTGGTGAGGTTTGGTTAACGGAAAATAGCTCATTAAGTTTGGCAGGTTTTGTTGCTTGTCTTATTATGCTGGTTTCTAAATTATTGTTTGCTATTCACCATTGTCGTAAGCCGTTTCGATACGGCGAGGTGATGATATCTGGCCTGTATGTCTTTTCGTTGACGTTAATGGCGTGTGCGGCAATGATGGCTTAA
- a CDS encoding YecH family metal-binding protein: MSNSTHGHRVMELLRDSTLTLEALQQEVNHRFGASTRFHTCSQQDLTLTQLMTFLISKEKVVEVDAGLTLNQEKICHH; the protein is encoded by the coding sequence ATGTCGAACTCAACCCACGGCCACAGAGTGATGGAGTTGTTGCGTGATAGCACGCTTACTCTTGAGGCGCTGCAGCAAGAAGTGAATCATCGTTTTGGCGCATCTACACGTTTTCATACGTGCAGCCAACAAGATCTTACTTTGACACAGCTAATGACTTTTCTCATAAGCAAAGAAAAAGTCGTTGAAGTAGATGCGGGTCTGACATTGAATCAAGAAAAAATCTGTCATCATTAA
- a CDS encoding DEAD/DEAH box helicase, whose product MLRQWQIECSEKALQKYHSNERHFFCQATPGAGKTVLAATIASRLISEGMIDLVLCFSPSLTVSNGIKKTFAKTLNCSFNGGLGSIGKSLTYQSIQFLNDEFWETLRNHRVFVVFDEIHHCSGSEVESANVWGQQVLTNIQGLATYTLALSGTPWRSDAIPIVMSDYSEPSGMVFVDYQYSLKQAVIDKVCRTPKIVLVDSEYLAVRDGNEKASFSSILEMLKNTKTSYQSVIHNKEAMLYILDLACEKLKAIRVQSPNAGGLVVASSVEHAEQILHLLSQEYGQTVSIVTYRHEEPITEIERFRQSTTQWIVSVGMISEGTDIPRLQVCCHMSSIKTELFFRQVLGRVLRVNNSLNQEAWLFTFAEQSFIDFAERIEQDIPDVCAFSKMAPFLESAYFGALRSPISALSDHLFRFKPIAHSAIIRSL is encoded by the coding sequence GTGTTAAGGCAGTGGCAGATTGAATGTTCAGAAAAAGCTCTACAAAAATATCACTCGAATGAAAGACATTTTTTTTGTCAAGCAACTCCGGGAGCTGGAAAAACGGTATTAGCTGCGACTATTGCTTCTAGGCTTATATCCGAAGGTATGATCGACCTTGTCTTATGCTTTTCACCATCTTTAACTGTTTCAAATGGTATAAAAAAAACGTTCGCGAAGACTCTGAACTGTTCATTCAACGGGGGATTAGGTTCAATTGGAAAATCACTTACATACCAATCCATACAATTTCTAAATGATGAATTTTGGGAGACATTGAGAAATCACCGTGTATTTGTGGTTTTTGATGAAATACATCATTGCTCTGGATCTGAGGTTGAAAGTGCAAATGTTTGGGGGCAGCAAGTCCTTACTAATATTCAAGGATTAGCAACATATACATTGGCTTTATCAGGAACGCCTTGGCGTTCAGATGCTATACCGATCGTTATGAGTGACTATAGCGAGCCTAGTGGAATGGTGTTTGTTGATTATCAATATAGTTTAAAGCAAGCCGTCATAGATAAAGTATGTAGAACTCCAAAGATAGTGTTGGTTGATAGCGAGTATTTGGCAGTAAGAGATGGTAATGAGAAAGCATCTTTTTCTTCTATATTAGAAATGCTCAAGAACACTAAGACATCCTATCAAAGTGTAATTCATAACAAAGAAGCGATGTTGTACATACTGGATTTAGCTTGTGAAAAACTAAAAGCGATAAGAGTTCAATCTCCAAATGCAGGTGGGTTAGTTGTTGCTTCTTCTGTTGAACATGCTGAACAAATTTTGCATCTTTTATCTCAAGAATATGGTCAAACAGTTTCGATTGTTACGTATCGCCATGAAGAACCAATAACTGAGATTGAGCGATTTCGCCAGAGTACTACTCAGTGGATTGTAAGTGTTGGGATGATTAGTGAAGGGACTGATATTCCTCGGCTTCAGGTTTGTTGTCATATGAGCTCAATAAAAACTGAGTTGTTTTTTAGGCAGGTGTTAGGGCGTGTCCTTCGTGTAAATAATTCTCTGAATCAAGAAGCATGGCTTTTTACGTTCGCTGAGCAGAGTTTTATCGATTTTGCTGAACGAATTGAACAGGACATCCCTGACGTGTGTGCTTTTTCCAAAATGGCTCCCTTTTTAGAAAGTGCGTATTTCGGAGCATTGCGATCACCTATTTCGGCATTATCCGATCACCTGTTTCGGTTTAAACCGATCGCTCATTCCGCAATAATCCGATCACTTTAG
- a CDS encoding DUF2500 domain-containing protein — MPLSIFGLMLLLAIGAGWFFVGFQRKHTFGEDAPEQTALVTILDKQSIEIENTKPGEEDQEYWIYVQKGRVGPKREFQVGIHYFSALNPGDKGMLTYQGDKFMHFALKRS; from the coding sequence ATGCCACTTTCTATTTTTGGACTCATGTTGCTTCTGGCTATTGGTGCTGGCTGGTTTTTTGTTGGCTTCCAACGCAAGCACACTTTTGGTGAAGATGCTCCAGAGCAGACAGCGCTTGTAACCATATTAGATAAACAATCCATTGAAATTGAAAACACCAAACCTGGTGAAGAAGATCAAGAATATTGGATTTACGTGCAAAAGGGCCGAGTTGGCCCTAAACGAGAGTTTCAAGTTGGCATACACTATTTTTCAGCATTGAACCCCGGAGACAAAGGCATGCTCACCTATCAAGGTGATAAGTTCATGCATTTTGCCTTAAAACGCTCTTAA
- a CDS encoding YhgN family NAAT transporter — protein sequence MDIIAATTMLFLIMDPFGNLPIFSSVLRHIPPKKRRIILIRELLIALAIMMTFLWAGDSILKFLNLSSQAVSISGALILLMVSLKMIFPSSSSPIVAAGEDPFIVPLATPLLAGSSLIATLILLAQQDTSRMYDWSLAVFLAWFASALILGGGELIERIVGDKILKALERLMGMLLLMIAVQMFLNGIESYFQQIGAIAQ from the coding sequence ATGGATATTATCGCCGCTACTACAATGCTGTTCCTGATCATGGACCCGTTTGGTAACCTTCCAATTTTTAGTTCTGTCTTGAGGCACATACCTCCTAAAAAACGTAGAATTATCTTAATCCGAGAGCTATTAATTGCTTTAGCAATCATGATGACGTTCTTATGGGCAGGAGATTCAATACTTAAATTTCTAAACTTAAGTTCTCAAGCTGTTTCCATCAGTGGTGCATTAATACTACTGATGGTTTCATTAAAAATGATTTTCCCATCTTCAAGCTCTCCAATAGTAGCTGCAGGTGAAGATCCATTTATAGTGCCTCTTGCTACCCCTCTGCTTGCAGGTTCAAGTTTAATCGCTACGCTCATCTTACTCGCCCAACAAGACACGAGCCGCATGTATGACTGGTCTCTAGCCGTTTTTTTAGCTTGGTTTGCCTCTGCCTTGATTTTAGGTGGTGGTGAGCTTATCGAGAGAATCGTCGGAGATAAGATTCTTAAAGCCCTAGAAAGGCTTATGGGGATGTTGTTGCTAATGATTGCGGTACAGATGTTTTTAAATGGTATCGAGAGTTACTTTCAGCAAATCGGGGCTATCGCTCAATAG